From a region of the Eulemur rufifrons isolate Redbay chromosome 7, OSU_ERuf_1, whole genome shotgun sequence genome:
- the IL17RD gene encoding interleukin-17 receptor D, translating into MAPWLQLCSVFFTVNACLNGSQLAVAAGGSGRTRVADTCGWRGVGPASRNSGLHNITFRYDNCTTYLNPVGKHVIADAQNITISQYACHDQVAVTILWSPGALGIEFLKGFRVILEELKSEGRQCQQLILKDPKQLNSSFKRTGMESQPFLNMKFETDYFVKVVPFPSIKNESNYHPFFFRTRACDLLLQPDNLACKPFWKPRNLNITQHGLDMQVSFDHAPHNFGFRFFYLHYKLKHEGSFKRKMCKQEQNTETTSCLLPNVSPGDYIIELVDDTNTTRKVVHYALKPVHSPWAGPIRAVAITVPLVVISAFATLFTVMCRKKQQENIYSHLDEESSESSTYTAALPRERLRPRPKVFLCYSSKDGQNHMNVVQCFAYFLQDFCGCEVALDLWEDFNLCREGQREWVIQKIQESQFIIVVCSKGMKYFVDKKNYKHKGGSRGSGKGELFLVAVAAIAEKLRQAKQSSSAALSKFIAVYFDYSCEGDVPGVLDLSTKYKLMDNLPQLCSHLHSRDHSLQEPGQQPGPGSRRNYFRSKSGRSLYVAICNMHQFIDEEPDWFEKQFVPFHPPPLRCREPVLEKFDSGLVLNDVMCKPGPESDFCLKAEASALGVTGPADLNPESQHMGLDEDAEARPTPDGGAALQPLLHMVKAGSPSDMPRDSGIYDSSVPSSELSLPLIEGLSTDQTETSSLTESVSSSSGLGEEEPPALPSKLLASGACKAELGCRSYTDELHAVAPL; encoded by the exons GGAGTGGGGCCGGCTAGCAGAAACAGTGGGCTGCACAACATCACCTTCAGATATGACA ACTGTACCACCTACTTGAACCCAGTGGGGAAGCACGTGATTGCCGACGCCCAGAACATCACCATCAGCCAGTATGCTTGCCATGACCAAGTGGCAGTCACCATTCTTTGGTCGCCAGGGGCCCTCG GCATCGAATTCCTGAAAGGATTTCGGGTAATACTGGAGGAGCTGAAGTCGGAGGGAAGACAGTGCCAACAACTGATTCTAAAGGACCCGAAGCAGCTCAACAGTAGCTTCAAAAGAACT ggAATGGAATCTCAACCTTTCCTGAATATGAAATTTGAAACGGATTACTTTGTAAAGGTCGTACCTTTTCCttccattaaaaatgaaagcaattacCACCCTTTCTTCTTCAGAACCCGTG CCTGCGACCTGTTGTTACAGCCGGACAACCTGGCTTGTAAACCCT TCTGGAAGCCTCGGAATCTGAACATCACCCAGCACGGTTTGGACATGCAGGTGTCCTTTGACCATGCACCACACAACTTTGGCTTCCGTTTCTTCTATCTTCACTACAAGCTCAAGCATGAAGGATCTTTCAAGAGAAAGATGTGTAAGCAG GAGCAAAATACAGAGACAACCAGCTGCCTCCTTCCAAATGTTTCTCCAGGGGATTATATAATTGAG CTGGTGGATGACACTAATACAACAAGAAAAGTGGTGCATTACGCCTTAAAGCCAG TGCATTCCCCATGGGCTGGGCCCATCAGAGCTGTGGCCATCACTGTGCCTCTGGTCGTAATATCAGCATTCGCAACGCTCTTCACTGTGATGTGCCGCAAGAAGCAACAAG aaaatatatattcacatttagATGAAGAGAGCTCTGAGTCCTCTACCTACACTGCAGCACTCCCCAGAGAGAGGCTCCGGCCGAGGCCGAAGGTCTTTCTTTGCTATTCCAGTAAAGATGGCCAGAATCACATGAATGTCGTCCAGTGCTTCGCCTACTTCCTCCAGGACTTCTGCGGCTGTGAG GTGGCTCTGGACCTGTGGGAAGACTTCAACCTCTGtagagaagggcagagagaatGGGTCATCCAGAAGATCCAGGAGTCCCAGTTCATCATTGTGGTTTGTTCCAAAGGCATGAAGTACTTTGTGGATAAGAAGAACTACAAACACAAAGGAGGCAGCCGAGGCTCAGGGAAAGGGGAGCTCTTCTTGGTGGCGGTGGCGGCCATTGCTGAAAAGCTCCGCCAGGCCAAGCAGAGTTCATCCGCGGCACTCAGCAAGTTCATCGCCGTCTACTTTGATTATTCCTGTGAGGGAGATGTCCCTGGCGTCCTGGACCTAAGCACCAAATACAAACTCATGGACAATCTTCCCCAGCTCTGTTCTCACCTGCACTCCCGAGACCACAGTCTCCAGGAGCCAGGGCAGCAGCCAGGACCCGGCAGCAGAAGGAACTACTTCCGGAGCAAGTCAGGCAGGTCCCTGTATGTCGCCATTTGCAACATGCACCAGTTTATCGACGAGGAGCCCGACTGGTTCGAAAAACAGTTCGTTCCATTCCATCCTCCCCCACTGCGCTGCCGGGAGCCAGTCCTGGAGAAGTTTGATTCCGGCTTGGTTTTAAACGACGTCATGTGCAAACCAGGGCCCGAGAGTGATTTCTGCCTTAAGGCTGAGGCGTCTGCCCTTGGGGTGACTGGGCCAGCCGACTTGAACCCAGAGAGTCAGCACATGGGCCTGGACGAAGACGCCGAGGCCCGGCCCACCCCTGATGGTGGCgctgccctgcagcccctgctgcACATGGTGAAAGCCGGCAGCCCCTCAGACATGCCGCGGGACTCGGGCATCTACGACTCCTCTGTGCCTTCGTCGGAGCTGTCTCTGCCGCTGATAGAGGGACTCTCAACGGACCAGACAGAAACGTCTTCCCTGACGGAGAGCGTGTCCTCCTCTTCAGGCCTGG GTGAGGAGGAgcctcctgcccttccttctAAGCTCCTTGCCTCTGGGGCGTGCAAAGCAGAACTTGGTTGCCGCAGCTACACTGATGAACTCCACGCGGTTGCCCCTTTGTAA